In the genome of Anabaena cylindrica PCC 7122, the window GTTGAATCACCCAAATAAATATTTCTCCTAGTTCCAGCTTCCCGATACCTTTATCTATTTTTTGATCTTCTATGATTGAATATTCTACTATGGTTGCTTGTTGCTCTTGGGCAATTTTCTTTAATAATTCAATATTAGGAAGAGATGAACTCTGGGCAGTAGAATATCCTGGAAAACGTTGATTTAACAATTCCAAAAAAGCTTTTGTTCTTACCCTTTCAGATATTTCTAGTGCTTGTTCATATCTATTTTCAGCTACTAAAACTCTTTGGAGTGTGCGATAAATTAAACTTTGTTGTACTTCTCCAATCGTAATTTTTTCCGCATCTGTATTAGTAGCTTGACTAATTAATGATTCCCAATTTTCAATTCCTTGATAAAGTGTGTCTTTGGCATCTTTGAGTCTATTAGCTCGAAAAAAAGCATATCCCAAATCATGCAAAAACGAAAAATTTTGTTGAGGTGAATTCATCAGTTTAGCAACTTTCCAAGCTTGCTGTAAATAATCTAGAGACTTGGGAAAATTATTTTGCTTGCTGTATACGAAACTTAAACCTCGTAGAGAACCAGACATTAACCAATAATCATTTACTTGTCTAGCTAACGCTAAACTTTTTTCATAAGCTGTTATTGCGAGTTCATAATTCCCTAATCGGTGATAAACGTTACCTAAATTCAACCAAGTTATTGTTTCTCCATCTTTTTCCTGCAATTGATGTCTAATTTTTAAACTCTGCTCAAAAAATTTCACTGCTTCTAAATAAGCTTGATAATTACCAAAATCACCTAACATAGTATAGACATTAGCTAAATTCATTAGAGCTAAACTTTCAGCGTGTGCATCTCTTTCTCTTCTAGCTACTGCTAAACTTTCCTCAAATATTTTTATGGCTTGTTGAGGAGTGAAATCATTAATAGGATAAATTTGTGATGGGTTAGGAACCTTGTAATTTCTGCCAAAAGGATCTGTAATTGTGGCATCTTCAGGTATAGGTATAATAATTTGATCGGAATTTTGAGCTAAAACTTTTGCTGAATAAAAAGTATTGCAAGTAATAACTAAAGTCAAGAGCGTAAAAAATCGTTTTAACATCAGCATATTCATAATTTTCTCAAAAAACCTGAGTAATATTTACTTAACAATTGGTTCAGAAATAAATTTATCTAAATCTACATCTTTATCCCGTAATAAAGTTTTCCAATCAGCTTGTACTTGAGGATTTTGAGGTTGGATGCGGTATAGTTCTGCTAAATCAGTAAAAAGATCATGCCACACACCATATTCTGCATAAATTATCAAGCGATCGCGCACTGTCTTGGCTTGATTAATTTTCTTTTCTAGATCATCAGATACTTGTACACGCTTAATCCACCAGTTGACATAATATTTACAATTATTTTCATCGGTGCTAAACCAAAAATCCCATCCATAGGTTTTTCCACTTACTAAATTTGGTGCATTTTCAGGTAAACGAACCCCAATAATTCCTGGTGTATTTTTCAACTGAAAACTAGTTTCATAAACTTTATTTTGTTGTCCATTCCAAATAATCAATCTTGCCGAATGTGGTAACTTAGCAGAATAAGGAACATATACCCAAAAAGTCGGACGTTCATTAATAGTTAATCCCAGATCATATTTAGGTTTAAAAGCCGTCATTTGCTCAGATTTACATCCCGGACGAGTTCCTAGTGGTTTTGTAGGTGGTGGTTCATCCTCACTTTTTGGTGGTTTATAATCTAATATAGTTTGTGCAAATGATGGGTAATTAAAGCCAAAAAATCCTAAAGCTAACATCAACCAAGAGAAAGATATGAATTTATATTTCATATTTATTTACCAATCACTAAACTAGAAAAATTTACTGCTTTATTTGTAGAATTTTTTAGTAATAAGCCAGCTAAACTTGTTGAAATTAAACCTAAAGCTGATGGTAATAAAGGAATCAAAAATCCTTGTGAGAAAATAATATAACATAATATGTATAATATAGAAATTAGGCTACATATACCTATATATAACTCTAACCAAGACCGGAAATGCCAAGCTAATAAACTACCTAAAATAGACCATCCATGTATCCATGCGATCTCAGACCATTGAGTCCAAACTGATAATAAAATTCGATGATCAATTACTGTACTCAGAATTTGACTAGTCATATGTGCTTGCATCGTTAAAGCTGATATTTCACCGTCAGAAAATACTTTATTAATATCAGGAACTTTAAACTTAGGTGCATTTTGGTCAGTCATACCAATCAAAACAATGCGACCTTTAACTAAATTTGATTTAACCTTACCTTCTAATAATTCACTGATAGATACTGTATCAGCAATATTCTTGGTTTGACGAAAATTTAATAGAATTTGCTCACCACCTAATTGAGATTTTAGATACATACCAGGAGTTAGCTTTAAGGGTTTAAAAATGGCATTACCTAATTGTAAATAACCATCTGCTGTTGTTTGTGCGTAGATACCTTGTGCTTGTAAATAACGTTCTGCCAGTACAAAACTTAAAGATTGTCGTGTTGAACATTTGGAACTGGAAACTAGAGGTAAAAATAATAAATTTCGGCGATAAATTCCATCAGCATCTTCAATTCCATCATTAAAACTAATTCTTGCTTCTGGAACACCAAAAGGAGGAGAAATTCCTGGTGCTTCTGGAGAATTTTTACCACTAACAAAACAAGTAGTAATTAATTTTTGATTATTTTGCCATTGGGGTAATAATAATTTGGCATCATTTTTAATTGGAAAATCCCGATATATATTTAAACCAATCACTTCCGGTTGATAAGATTCTAATGTTTGCAAAACTTTTAATAAAATTTCATCTGGTAACGGATATTTGTATTTACTAATTTCTGATTCACCTGCTGTCACTAATAAAATTCGATCATCTTTATTTTCCAGAGGACGTAATGATAAGAATTGGTCGAAAGCTTTTAGTTCCCAAAAATGCAACCAACCCAATGATCTAATTCCTATAACTATACTTGTTATTAATACTTGACTCGCCATTGTGTACAACAATCGAATATTATAAATATTGTTTAATTTTGAATGCTTAATTTTATTCAAAAAATAATTTTCTTGCCTTTTTTCTAAAACTATTAAATTTGATAATGTTTTCTTAATTTCTTCAATATTAGATGGTCTATCTTGTGGATACACAGCTATTAAATTATCAATTAAATCAGCAAACTCTGAAGATATTTGTGGCGCTTTATTTCGCCAAATTAACTCATCATTAACTTCCTCTTGAGGAAGTTGAGCAGGAATTAGACCTGTTAACAAAAACACCATAGTTCTTCCAAGAGCAAATAAATCTGATTGCGGTAAAGCTTTACCATTAATTTGTTCTTGAGGTGTGTAACCTTCAGGTGAAATTAAAATAGTAATGTCATGGCTAGCCGCTAGTTTGTGTAATAGTGTATATGTAATTTCTCTGACTGCACCAAAATCAATTAAGACCAATTTACCATCTGGTTTAATTATAATGTTGGCAGGTTTAATATCTCGATGAAAATATTGATTTTGATGCAGATAATTGAGAATTATTAATAATTGATTGAGCCAATCAACAGCCAAATCTTGATTAATTGGTTGCATATTTCTTTTGTGCATCCAATCTTTTAAATTCTCTCCATGAATTTTTTCCATAACTAAGCAATAGTATTGCTCATCAGTTGAATGAGTCCAGATAAAATAGCCATCATTGTCTACTTTAGGAATTCCTGGATGATTTAACTGCATTAATACTGATGCTTCTCTCATAAAGAGTGATAAAGCGGTTTGTCTTTGAGAGGAATTACTAAAATTTTTCAAATCTAAGACTTTTAAAACTTTAATTTTACCCCTATCATCAATTTCAAAAGTTTTTCCAAATCCACCTTGACCTATTTGTTTGATAACCCGATAGCGATTTTTGATGATTAACCCTGGATTAAACATAATGTTGGATCATTTGAACTATAGGAAGAATATTAATTATTATGGTTAATGATGATGATTCTGAACATATTTTTGAATTACTGGTTGAAGAGTAAAAAAAGATTCTCTATTTTCAGTATTCTTTTCTATGAGCGATCGCATGAATAAAGACTCCAAAACTGTTAGTAATTGCGACTTAGAGAGATTCTGATCAAAATCTGAATGTAAGTGAGCAAAATTGATCGGTTTTTTTCTTTCAGCTAGATAGTAAAGCAATCGTTTTTCTAAATCAGATAATCGCATAAACTGTTTATTTAATAATTCCACAATATGCCCAACAAAGGTAGTATTCTCATCCAAAAAATTAATTACTTTACCATTAAAAAAATCTAAAATTATAGGTGATACTATTTTTAATGCTAAAGGATTACCACGATATAATTTAATTAACGTTTCCCAACCTTCTTCTTCAGTCAACCCTCGTTTGCGGAGTATATCTTTCGCTGATTGAATTTTTAAACCTTGAAGTTTTAATAGACGTACAGGACTATTAATTACTGGTAACAAAGAAAATTCTCTAGGAATTTCAACAGTTGTTAATAATAAACAACTTTGATGTTCAGAGTTGCTAATTTGTTTGAATAAATTACCATACTGTTCATATCCTTGACGATATTTACCTGCTAAACTATCTTCAGCAAAGATATTTTCTACAGCATCAAGAATAATTAAACAACGATGCGATCGCAACTTATCTACCAGATTCGCAATAGATGGAACTAAATGCTGCTCAGGTGAAAGTAAATCGAGAATTTCTGTTAAAAGATTTTCTAAAGTCGGGGAATATTCCAGAGAAAGCCAAATAATCTTGGTAAATATATCCTCTTTATTTTTAACTAAATCTTGAATAAAATTTCCTATTAATGTGGTTTTTCCTATTCCTCCCATACCGGAAATTGCTACCAATTGACATTCATCTTTAACAATCCAATTTTTCAAGATCGCCAATTCTTCATCACGTCCAAATATATCCAAATTAACCATATTTCGCCAATCTTGTACAGCAGAAATATTATTAACTGATACACTTGCACTTTGCGTAACAAATTCTTCCTGTGTTTCTAATTTAGATAATGATTTTTTCGGTGGTAAATTTTCTAATACTACTCGTAAATTATTTTTACTGACCTTCTCCCCTAAAACATCAGAAATTTTCTTCCATAACTTTGGCGCACTATCCTTGCTTATATAATTAGAGGAATAACCAATATCTGTCATCTCTTCATATTTTTTCTCTTCCCAACTTTGACAAATAATTGCTTTTTCAAGCGAAGTTAATGGCGCTTTACTCTGCTTATTAAATAAATCATTCAATAAACTTAATGCTTCTTCACTATTCATGGCTAAATTTAACACCAGTGTAAACAACAGTTCTTGGTATGAATTTTATATACATAACTGAATAAATTCCAGAATTTTAAGTATTTACTCAGTTATGTAATTGTGATTTACTTTGTAACATTAAGATGAGTACAAAAATTATTAATCAAACTCTCACACCTGTCTTTTGATCTACTAATCAATACATTCATAGGAGTTTAGTCATGCTTATTAATCAAGACGTGACAAATCAGGCTAATCTGAATTCTCTTTCTGGATTAGGTAATCACAATTTTGAAAATCCTATTCAACCAGATTGGATAGGATTCGGTTCACAGAAATTTTTGACCTTAGCAGATGAGACACTAATCAATAGATGGGATCACAATATTGATTCCATGCCAGTATTGACGTACACTCCTGAAAGTGTTTTCCAGACTGTTAATATAGTTAATCGGCCAATTGATACTACCAAAAGCACCTTAACAGGATTAATAAATAATCCTCCATTGGACAATATATCCAGTGTATCATTAACTCTTGCCCCTAGTACAACCTATAACATTAACACTAGTCAAAATAGTGACAGTTTTATTCTTTCAGATAGTCATGCTCAAAGTTCAAGTGCTTTAGATATAGATGTAGTTCTTATTGGATCTAGCCAAATTGGTGCAGGTCAATCTACCACTATGCAAGTACAATTTTCTGACCCGACTGCTAAAGCTAGGGGAATCTTAATCAAAGGTTTCACAGGTTTAACAAGCGGTGCCAGATTAGTAGCCATTCCAGAAGAATTTTGGGGAGGAGGAACATTTGAGTTTCAAGCTGCTCACACAAGCTTTTTTGGAGGTGATGAAACGACTTCTACCTTCAGCGCAGAACTGTTAGACCAGGCAAATATTGTCAGCCTTACCCTGACAGATACAACTTACGATGAAGATACGGGAGATGAGCCAACTATTACCCTTTTAGCACAACGTGGATTAAGTTCGGGGTTAATTCCAGTCCAAGTTGTACCAGTTGTTGATGCGAACAATCAGTTTGGTAGATGGTTAAGTGGTACTACTAATCTAACTCCAACAGTCACCATTAGTGCTACAGATGCAAATGCAGCAGAAACAGCAACTGGAATTACAGCTAATCCTGGGAAGTTTACCTTATCTCGCACAGGTAGTACAACTTCATCATTAACAGTTAATTACACTGTATCTGGTACTGCAACCAAGGGAACAGATTACAACAACTTAACAGGTAGTGTGGTTTTTGCTGCTGGTGCATCAACGGCAGTTATTAATATTAATCCCATTAACGATACTTTAGTTGAAACTAATGAAACTGTCATCCTCAATTTAACTGCAAATAGTGCTTATACTCTGGGAACAAGTAAAGCTGCAACGGTGATAATTGCTGATAATGACAAACCAACAGTCACCATTAGTGCTACAGATGCAAATGCAGCAGAAACAGCAACTGGAATTACAGCTAATACTGGGAAGTTTACCTTATCTCGCACAGGTAGTACAACTTCATCATTAACAGTTAATTACACTGTGTCTGGTACTGCAACCAAGGGAACGGATTACAACAACTTAACAGGTAGTGTGGTTTTTGCTGCTGGTGCATCAACGGCAGTTATTAATATTAATCCCATTAACGATGCTTTAGTTGAAACCAATGAAACTGTCATCCTCACTTTAGCTGCAAATAGTGCTTATACTCTGGGAACAACTAAAGCTGCAACGGTGACAATTGCTGATAATGACAAACTGGAAAAACCGACAATTACCATCAAATCTACAGATGCGAATGCAGCAGAAACAGCAACTGGAATTACAGCTAATCCTGGGAAGTTTACAATTACTCGTACTGGGAGTACAGCTAATTCTTTAACTGCTTACTATACAGTAGCTGGTACTGCTACCAAGGGAACGGATTACAACAACTTAACAAGTAGTGTGGTTTTTGCTGCTGGTGCATCAACGGCAGTTATTAATATTAATCCCATTAACGATGCTTTAGTTGAAACCAATGAAACTGTCATCCTCAATTTAACTGCAAATAGTGCTTATACTCTGGGAACCACTAAAGCTGCAACGGTGACAATTGCTGATAATGACAAACCAACAGTCACCATTAGTGCTACAGATGCAAATGCAGCAGAAACAGCAACTGGAATTACAGCTAATCCTGGTAAATTTACAATTACTCGCACAGGTAGTACAACTTCATCATTAACAGTTAATTACACTGTGTCTGGTACTGCCAGCAAGGGAACAGATTACAACAACTTAACAGGTAGTGTGGTTTTTGCTGCTGGTGCATCAACGGCAGTTATTAATATTAATCCCATTAACGATACTTTAGTTGAAACTAATGAAACTGTCATCCTGACTTTAGCTGCAAATAGTGCTTATACGTTGGGAACAAGTAAAGCTGCAACGGTGACAATTGCTGATAATGATTCTGTGAGTAGTTTAGCTGAAATTAGCAATCTCAGCTTTAGTGGTAAGGAAGGAGATATTGGGACATTTGGAATTCGTTTAAGTCAAGCACCAACTAGCAATGTGACTGTGACTTTTAACCACGGTGGTTTTCTAACCATTGATGCTGACAATATCATTGATAATGGTACGCAAAAAACTCTAACTTTTACACCTTCTAATTGGAATGTTAATAAAACTGTAAGGTTTATTGCTGAGGTAGATGGTTCTAGTGCTAATCGCACTTCAGGAAATACAATTAGCTACAATTTAAGTGGCGGAAAAACTGGTACTGGTAGCTACAACTTAGGGACGATTACTAATACTTATGCACCAGATAATACTAAATTTAATATTGATTTAGATTTCCGCAATGACTATTTAGGTTTCTGGACATCTGCAAGAAAGACAATTGCTAAAAAAGCGGCAGATGATTGGGCTGTGCGTATTGCTGATGAATTTAGTGCTATGACTTTAAATCAAAGTGAAATTGTTACTATGCAAAACCCGACTAACTTTAATCCTGATAACTCATTTGATTTTACAGCTAATCGCTATGTTGATGATTTAGTAATATTTGTAGGTGTTTTTTCTCAATGGGATGATGCTAGTGGTCTTGGTAATGGCTGGATAAATTATCCCGAATCACTGCCACGATATGGCATGGTGGTTATTGATGCTAAAGATAGTTTGACGGATTCACTTTTATATGAAGTTTTTTCCCATGAAATAGGTCATGCTTTAGCGATGCTATGGGCAAAACCAGAATTAATTGATTATAGCAATTCTTCAACACCTATATTTAAAGGTGAATATACAAGAACTGCTAATGGTGGTTCTTATATTTCACTGCGAGATGGTGTTCATCCTGCCGATAATGTCAATTCAATCATGTCTTATGGTGACTTAGCTACTGCACCTACTAATATTGATTTTGCAATGTTAGCAGACAGTGGGTATAGAGTTTACGGTTTTAATGCTTGATTTAAGTCTGCGAAAAACATTAAATTCTCATGCCTTTTCTTGATAAAAATGCGTTTTATTTCTGAGTCCAGAAAGGTTGCATTTAATATCTATACAGGATTGATGTAGGGGTTTAGCAATGCTAAATCCCTTTATTCATCAGTGCTTATTGTGTAAGAAATTTTTTCAAAAATCTAATAATTGGATATTAACAATATATACAACAAGGATTATGAATTTTATATACATAACTGAATAAATTCCAGAATTTTAAGTATTTACTCTTGAATTTGTCTGTGATTATGATGAATTATCACTAGTATGTCTTGGTAAGGTAGTTATGACAGACAACACATTGAACACAGCCCGCAACTTAGGTATTCTTAGTACCACTCAAACTTTTAATGATTTCGTTGGTACAACTGACCCCAATGATTATTATTTATTTTACCTTAATAGTACCCAAAATCTTTACCTCAATATTAGTGGTGGTTACTATGGTTTAGAACTCTATCGAGATACTAACAATAACGGATTGATTGAATCAGGAGAAACTCTAATATCTATGACTCCTGATGGTTCTTCTCTATCTTCTGGAGGATTGAGTATTAGTCAGAAAGTCCAAAGCATTAATAATAGTTATACAAAAACTATATCTATTAATGGATCTTTGGCTTCAGGTACTTATTATGTTCGAGTCTATTCTTCTGGTTCTAATACCAACTATAATGTCGCTTTTTCCACACAGAATATAGATACAGGAACGGGAATAGGTGGAGGAACTAGTGGAAATGACATCCTAAATGGCACATCTGGGATGGATAATCTCAATGGATATGAAGGTAATGATATTCTCAATGGTTATGGAGGAATGGATAATCTGAATGGAGATTCAGGAGATGATACTTTAAACGGTGGAGATGGAATGGATAACCTGAATGGAGGTTCAGGAAATGATATTTTAAATGGAGGTGCAGACGCTGATAATA includes:
- a CDS encoding DUF928 domain-containing protein, whose protein sequence is MKYKFISFSWLMLALGFFGFNYPSFAQTILDYKPPKSEDEPPPTKPLGTRPGCKSEQMTAFKPKYDLGLTINERPTFWVYVPYSAKLPHSARLIIWNGQQNKVYETSFQLKNTPGIIGVRLPENAPNLVSGKTYGWDFWFSTDENNCKYYVNWWIKRVQVSDDLEKKINQAKTVRDRLIIYAEYGVWHDLFTDLAELYRIQPQNPQVQADWKTLLRDKDVDLDKFISEPIVK
- a CDS encoding beta strand repeat-containing protein, with translation MLINQDVTNQANLNSLSGLGNHNFENPIQPDWIGFGSQKFLTLADETLINRWDHNIDSMPVLTYTPESVFQTVNIVNRPIDTTKSTLTGLINNPPLDNISSVSLTLAPSTTYNINTSQNSDSFILSDSHAQSSSALDIDVVLIGSSQIGAGQSTTMQVQFSDPTAKARGILIKGFTGLTSGARLVAIPEEFWGGGTFEFQAAHTSFFGGDETTSTFSAELLDQANIVSLTLTDTTYDEDTGDEPTITLLAQRGLSSGLIPVQVVPVVDANNQFGRWLSGTTNLTPTVTISATDANAAETATGITANPGKFTLSRTGSTTSSLTVNYTVSGTATKGTDYNNLTGSVVFAAGASTAVININPINDTLVETNETVILNLTANSAYTLGTSKAATVIIADNDKPTVTISATDANAAETATGITANTGKFTLSRTGSTTSSLTVNYTVSGTATKGTDYNNLTGSVVFAAGASTAVININPINDALVETNETVILTLAANSAYTLGTTKAATVTIADNDKLEKPTITIKSTDANAAETATGITANPGKFTITRTGSTANSLTAYYTVAGTATKGTDYNNLTSSVVFAAGASTAVININPINDALVETNETVILNLTANSAYTLGTTKAATVTIADNDKPTVTISATDANAAETATGITANPGKFTITRTGSTTSSLTVNYTVSGTASKGTDYNNLTGSVVFAAGASTAVININPINDTLVETNETVILTLAANSAYTLGTSKAATVTIADNDSVSSLAEISNLSFSGKEGDIGTFGIRLSQAPTSNVTVTFNHGGFLTIDADNIIDNGTQKTLTFTPSNWNVNKTVRFIAEVDGSSANRTSGNTISYNLSGGKTGTGSYNLGTITNTYAPDNTKFNIDLDFRNDYLGFWTSARKTIAKKAADDWAVRIADEFSAMTLNQSEIVTMQNPTNFNPDNSFDFTANRYVDDLVIFVGVFSQWDDASGLGNGWINYPESLPRYGMVVIDAKDSLTDSLLYEVFSHEIGHALAMLWAKPELIDYSNSSTPIFKGEYTRTANGGSYISLRDGVHPADNVNSIMSYGDLATAPTNIDFAMLADSGYRVYGFNA
- a CDS encoding NB-ARC domain-containing protein encodes the protein MNSEEALSLLNDLFNKQSKAPLTSLEKAIICQSWEEKKYEEMTDIGYSSNYISKDSAPKLWKKISDVLGEKVSKNNLRVVLENLPPKKSLSKLETQEEFVTQSASVSVNNISAVQDWRNMVNLDIFGRDEELAILKNWIVKDECQLVAISGMGGIGKTTLIGNFIQDLVKNKEDIFTKIIWLSLEYSPTLENLLTEILDLLSPEQHLVPSIANLVDKLRSHRCLIILDAVENIFAEDSLAGKYRQGYEQYGNLFKQISNSEHQSCLLLTTVEIPREFSLLPVINSPVRLLKLQGLKIQSAKDILRKRGLTEEEGWETLIKLYRGNPLALKIVSPIILDFFNGKVINFLDENTTFVGHIVELLNKQFMRLSDLEKRLLYYLAERKKPINFAHLHSDFDQNLSKSQLLTVLESLFMRSLIEKNTENRESFFTLQPVIQKYVQNHHH
- a CDS encoding CHASE2 domain-containing protein gives rise to the protein MFNPGLIIKNRYRVIKQIGQGGFGKTFEIDDRGKIKVLKVLDLKNFSNSSQRQTALSLFMREASVLMQLNHPGIPKVDNDGYFIWTHSTDEQYYCLVMEKIHGENLKDWMHKRNMQPINQDLAVDWLNQLLIILNYLHQNQYFHRDIKPANIIIKPDGKLVLIDFGAVREITYTLLHKLAASHDITILISPEGYTPQEQINGKALPQSDLFALGRTMVFLLTGLIPAQLPQEEVNDELIWRNKAPQISSEFADLIDNLIAVYPQDRPSNIEEIKKTLSNLIVLEKRQENYFLNKIKHSKLNNIYNIRLLYTMASQVLITSIVIGIRSLGWLHFWELKAFDQFLSLRPLENKDDRILLVTAGESEISKYKYPLPDEILLKVLQTLESYQPEVIGLNIYRDFPIKNDAKLLLPQWQNNQKLITTCFVSGKNSPEAPGISPPFGVPEARISFNDGIEDADGIYRRNLLFLPLVSSSKCSTRQSLSFVLAERYLQAQGIYAQTTADGYLQLGNAIFKPLKLTPGMYLKSQLGGEQILLNFRQTKNIADTVSISELLEGKVKSNLVKGRIVLIGMTDQNAPKFKVPDINKVFSDGEISALTMQAHMTSQILSTVIDHRILLSVWTQWSEIAWIHGWSILGSLLAWHFRSWLELYIGICSLISILYILCYIIFSQGFLIPLLPSALGLISTSLAGLLLKNSTNKAVNFSSLVIGK